One part of the Gossypium raimondii isolate GPD5lz chromosome 1, ASM2569854v1, whole genome shotgun sequence genome encodes these proteins:
- the LOC105785734 gene encoding sphingosine-1-phosphate lyase isoform X3, whose product MLRYIGGSESEGHFSLINEASSMFAHTNPLHLDVFQSVARFEAEVVAMTADLLGSKEKASGGQVCGNMTSGGTESILLAVKTSRDYMKAKKGITRPEMIIAESAHSAYDKAAQYFNIKLRRVPVNKEFKADVKAIRKQINRKTILIVGSAPGYPHGIIDPIEELGKLADSYGICLHVDLCLGGFVLPFARKLGYPIPPFDFTVRGVTSISADVHKYGLAPKGTSVVLYRNHDIRKHQFVAVTEWSGGLYVSPTIAGSRPGGVIAGAWAAMMSLGQQGYLENTRKIMEVSKMIQKGIKEIPELFIIGNPDMTIVAFGSAVLDIFEVNDIMSGKGWHLNALQRPNSIHICVTLQHVPVVDAFLQDLREAVQTVKENPGPISGGLAPIYGAAGKMPDRGMVQDLLVNYMDGTC is encoded by the exons ATGCTCCG CTACATTGGTGGAAGTGAATCTGAAGGACATTTTTCTTTGATCAATGAGGCAAGCTCGAT GTTTGCACATACCAACCCATTACATTTAGATGTGTTTCAGAGTGTGGCGCGATTTGAGGCTGAAGTGGTTGCTATGACAGCAGATCTACTTGGCAGTAAAGAGAAGGCTTCTGGAGGACAAGTTTGTGGAAACATGACATCAGGAGGAACTGAGAGCATATTATTAGCAGTGAAAACATCTCGGGATTACATGAAGGCGAAGAAGGGAATTACAAGGCCAGAAAT GATAATAGCTGAATCTGCACATTCAGCATATGACAAGGCAGCACAATATTTTAACATCAAACTCCGTCGCGTCCCTGTCAATAAAGAATTTAAAGCAGATGTTAAAGCAATCAGAAAACAAATTAACAGAAAGACAATCTTG ATTGTTGGATCTGCACCTGGGTATCCTCATGGCATCATTGACCCTATTGAG GAGCTTGGTAAACTGGCTGATAGCTATGGAATTTGTCTCCATGTTGACCTTTGTCTTGGTGGCTTTGTGTTGCCTTTTGCTCGTAAACTCGG GTACCCAATTCCGCCATTTGATTTCACTGTTAGGGGAGTAACATCAATTTCAGCGGATGTGCATAAATATGGGCTGGCTCCTAAAGGAACGAGTGTAGTTCTTTACAGAAATCATGACATTAGAAAG CATCAATTTGTAGCTG TTACTGAGTGGTCGGGTGGGCTTTATGTGTCTCCAACCATAGCTGGAAGCAGGCCTGGAGGAGTAATTGCTGGAGCTTGGGCAGCAATGATGTCTCTGGGACAACAAG GTTACTTGGAGAACACAAGAAAAATCATGGAAGTATCGAAGATGATTCAGAAAGG GATAAAGGAGATTCCTGAGTTGTTCATCATTGGGAACCCAGACATGACAATCGTGGCATTTGGATCTGCTGTTCTGGACATATTTGAAGTCAATGATATCATGTCTGGCAAAGGTTGGCATTTAAATGCATTGCAGAGGCCCAACAG CATTCATATCTGTGTCACTCTTCAACATGTACCAGTAGTTGATGCCTTCCTCCAGGATTTGAGGGAAGCTGTACAAACT GTGAAAGAAAACCCAGGGCCGATAAGCGGAGGTCTAGCACCCATATACGGTGCTGCAGGGAAGATGCCAGATCGAGGCATGGTTCAAGATTTGTTGGTAAATTACATGGATGGTACATGCTAG
- the LOC105785734 gene encoding sphingosine-1-phosphate lyase isoform X2 encodes MDSYSSWLNSFLVRFRLSANLFLSQFEPLALLLAPLLTLFIARLLHSLLSVIHEKGLKATVLVLFMSSIKLVPGVQSYIDAEKQKVVDKLQSGSKSKREHWRTELPTTGLGVGVIEEMKDVKSNDADWKGKCSGTVYIGGSESEGHFSLINEASSMFAHTNPLHLDVFQSVARFEAEVVAMTADLLGSKEKASGGQVCGNMTSGGTESILLAVKTSRDYMKAKKGITRPEMIIAESAHSAYDKAAQYFNIKLRRVPVNKEFKADVKAIRKQINRKTILIVGSAPGYPHGIIDPIEELGKLADSYGICLHVDLCLGGFVLPFARKLGYPIPPFDFTVRGVTSISADVHKYGLAPKGTSVVLYRNHDIRKHQFVAVTEWSGGLYVSPTIAGSRPGGVIAGAWAAMMSLGQQGYLENTRKIMEVSKMIQKGIKEIPELFIIGNPDMTIVAFGSAVLDIFEVNDIMSGKAFISVSLFNMYQ; translated from the exons ATGGATTCTTATTCTTCTTGGTTGAATTCTTTCTTAGTTCGCTTCAGACTGTCTGCCAATCTCTTCCTTTCACAATTCGAACCTTTGGCTCTGCTTCTCGCCCCTCTGCTCACTCTCTTTATCGCCCGTCTACTTCACTCGCTCCTTTCCGTTATTCACGAGAAAGGCCTCAAAGCTACGGTCTTAGTCTTGTTCATGAGTTCCATCAA GTTGGTTCCTGGTGTTCAGAGTTATATTGATGCAGAGAAGCAAAAG GTTGTGGATAAGCTACAATCTGGTAGCAAATCCAAAAGAGAACACTGGAGGACAGAGTTGCCAACCACAGGTTTAGGAGTGGGTGTTATAGAGGAAATGAAAGATGTAAAGAGCAATGATGCTGATTGGAAAGGAAAATGCTCCGGTACAgt CTACATTGGTGGAAGTGAATCTGAAGGACATTTTTCTTTGATCAATGAGGCAAGCTCGAT GTTTGCACATACCAACCCATTACATTTAGATGTGTTTCAGAGTGTGGCGCGATTTGAGGCTGAAGTGGTTGCTATGACAGCAGATCTACTTGGCAGTAAAGAGAAGGCTTCTGGAGGACAAGTTTGTGGAAACATGACATCAGGAGGAACTGAGAGCATATTATTAGCAGTGAAAACATCTCGGGATTACATGAAGGCGAAGAAGGGAATTACAAGGCCAGAAAT GATAATAGCTGAATCTGCACATTCAGCATATGACAAGGCAGCACAATATTTTAACATCAAACTCCGTCGCGTCCCTGTCAATAAAGAATTTAAAGCAGATGTTAAAGCAATCAGAAAACAAATTAACAGAAAGACAATCTTG ATTGTTGGATCTGCACCTGGGTATCCTCATGGCATCATTGACCCTATTGAG GAGCTTGGTAAACTGGCTGATAGCTATGGAATTTGTCTCCATGTTGACCTTTGTCTTGGTGGCTTTGTGTTGCCTTTTGCTCGTAAACTCGG GTACCCAATTCCGCCATTTGATTTCACTGTTAGGGGAGTAACATCAATTTCAGCGGATGTGCATAAATATGGGCTGGCTCCTAAAGGAACGAGTGTAGTTCTTTACAGAAATCATGACATTAGAAAG CATCAATTTGTAGCTG TTACTGAGTGGTCGGGTGGGCTTTATGTGTCTCCAACCATAGCTGGAAGCAGGCCTGGAGGAGTAATTGCTGGAGCTTGGGCAGCAATGATGTCTCTGGGACAACAAG GTTACTTGGAGAACACAAGAAAAATCATGGAAGTATCGAAGATGATTCAGAAAGG GATAAAGGAGATTCCTGAGTTGTTCATCATTGGGAACCCAGACATGACAATCGTGGCATTTGGATCTGCTGTTCTGGACATATTTGAAGTCAATGATATCATGTCTGGCAAAG CATTCATATCTGTGTCACTCTTCAACATGTACCAGTAG
- the LOC105785732 gene encoding probable ribose-5-phosphate isomerase 2 has product MAIAWSEKASYVEVLSRPPSLSPPVILTQGELKKIAAYKAVEFVESGMVLGLGTGSTAKHAVDRIGELLRLGKLKNIVGIPTSKKTQEQAVSLGIPLSDLDHHSTIDLAIDGADEVDPHLNLVKGRGGSLLREKMVEGTCKKFICIVDESKLVKHLGGSGLAMPVEVVPFCWKFTANKLQNLFEDSGCVAKLRNDSKGKSFVTDNGNYIVDLYLKKDIGDLQVASDAILRIAGVVEHGMFLDMATTVIVAGELGITIKNK; this is encoded by the coding sequence atggcAATTGCTTGGTCTGAAAAAGCTTCTTATGTGGAGGTTTTGTCTAGGCCTCCATCTTTATCTCCACCGGTCATCCTAACCCAAGgcgaattgaaaaaaattgccGCATACAAAGCCGTTGAGTTCGTTGAATCAGGAATGGTTCTGGGTCTAGGCACTGGTTCGACAGCCAAACACGCCGTGGATCGCATCGGTGAGTTGCTTCGCCTCGGCAAGCTCAAAAACATCGTAGGAATTCCCACCTCCAAGAAAACGCAAGAACAGGCTGTTTCTTTAGGCATCCCGCTCTCGGATCTCGACCACCATTCCACCATCGATTTAGCAATCGACGGCGCCGATGAAGTGGACCCACATCTTAATCTCGTCAAAGGCAGAGGTGGGTCCCTGTTAAGAGAGAAAATGGTGGAAGGGACTTGtaagaaatttatttgtattgttgATGAATCCAAATTGGTTAAGCACTTGGGAGGGAGTGGCTTAGCCATGCCTGTTGAAGTTGTCCCCTTTTGCTGGAAATTCACAGCTAATAAACTCCAAAACCTGTTCGAAGATTCGGGTTGTGTGGCCAAGCTCAGGAATGATTCTAAAGGGAAATCCTTTGTAACAGATAATGGGAATTATATTGTGGATTTGTATTTGAAGAAAGACATTGGGGATTTGCAGGTGGCAAGCGATGCTATTCTGAGGATTGCTGGTGTCGTTGAACATGGCATGTTTCTTGATATGGCTACGACTGTTATTGTTGCAGGTGAGCTTGGGATCACCATCAAGAACAAGTAG
- the LOC105785734 gene encoding sphingosine-1-phosphate lyase isoform X1 — MDSYSSWLNSFLVRFRLSANLFLSQFEPLALLLAPLLTLFIARLLHSLLSVIHEKGLKATVLVLFMSSIKLVPGVQSYIDAEKQKVVDKLQSGSKSKREHWRTELPTTGLGVGVIEEMKDVKSNDADWKGKCSGTVYIGGSESEGHFSLINEASSMFAHTNPLHLDVFQSVARFEAEVVAMTADLLGSKEKASGGQVCGNMTSGGTESILLAVKTSRDYMKAKKGITRPEMIIAESAHSAYDKAAQYFNIKLRRVPVNKEFKADVKAIRKQINRKTILIVGSAPGYPHGIIDPIEELGKLADSYGICLHVDLCLGGFVLPFARKLGYPIPPFDFTVRGVTSISADVHKYGLAPKGTSVVLYRNHDIRKHQFVAVTEWSGGLYVSPTIAGSRPGGVIAGAWAAMMSLGQQGYLENTRKIMEVSKMIQKGIKEIPELFIIGNPDMTIVAFGSAVLDIFEVNDIMSGKGWHLNALQRPNSIHICVTLQHVPVVDAFLQDLREAVQTVKENPGPISGGLAPIYGAAGKMPDRGMVQDLLVNYMDGTC, encoded by the exons ATGGATTCTTATTCTTCTTGGTTGAATTCTTTCTTAGTTCGCTTCAGACTGTCTGCCAATCTCTTCCTTTCACAATTCGAACCTTTGGCTCTGCTTCTCGCCCCTCTGCTCACTCTCTTTATCGCCCGTCTACTTCACTCGCTCCTTTCCGTTATTCACGAGAAAGGCCTCAAAGCTACGGTCTTAGTCTTGTTCATGAGTTCCATCAA GTTGGTTCCTGGTGTTCAGAGTTATATTGATGCAGAGAAGCAAAAG GTTGTGGATAAGCTACAATCTGGTAGCAAATCCAAAAGAGAACACTGGAGGACAGAGTTGCCAACCACAGGTTTAGGAGTGGGTGTTATAGAGGAAATGAAAGATGTAAAGAGCAATGATGCTGATTGGAAAGGAAAATGCTCCGGTACAgt CTACATTGGTGGAAGTGAATCTGAAGGACATTTTTCTTTGATCAATGAGGCAAGCTCGAT GTTTGCACATACCAACCCATTACATTTAGATGTGTTTCAGAGTGTGGCGCGATTTGAGGCTGAAGTGGTTGCTATGACAGCAGATCTACTTGGCAGTAAAGAGAAGGCTTCTGGAGGACAAGTTTGTGGAAACATGACATCAGGAGGAACTGAGAGCATATTATTAGCAGTGAAAACATCTCGGGATTACATGAAGGCGAAGAAGGGAATTACAAGGCCAGAAAT GATAATAGCTGAATCTGCACATTCAGCATATGACAAGGCAGCACAATATTTTAACATCAAACTCCGTCGCGTCCCTGTCAATAAAGAATTTAAAGCAGATGTTAAAGCAATCAGAAAACAAATTAACAGAAAGACAATCTTG ATTGTTGGATCTGCACCTGGGTATCCTCATGGCATCATTGACCCTATTGAG GAGCTTGGTAAACTGGCTGATAGCTATGGAATTTGTCTCCATGTTGACCTTTGTCTTGGTGGCTTTGTGTTGCCTTTTGCTCGTAAACTCGG GTACCCAATTCCGCCATTTGATTTCACTGTTAGGGGAGTAACATCAATTTCAGCGGATGTGCATAAATATGGGCTGGCTCCTAAAGGAACGAGTGTAGTTCTTTACAGAAATCATGACATTAGAAAG CATCAATTTGTAGCTG TTACTGAGTGGTCGGGTGGGCTTTATGTGTCTCCAACCATAGCTGGAAGCAGGCCTGGAGGAGTAATTGCTGGAGCTTGGGCAGCAATGATGTCTCTGGGACAACAAG GTTACTTGGAGAACACAAGAAAAATCATGGAAGTATCGAAGATGATTCAGAAAGG GATAAAGGAGATTCCTGAGTTGTTCATCATTGGGAACCCAGACATGACAATCGTGGCATTTGGATCTGCTGTTCTGGACATATTTGAAGTCAATGATATCATGTCTGGCAAAGGTTGGCATTTAAATGCATTGCAGAGGCCCAACAG CATTCATATCTGTGTCACTCTTCAACATGTACCAGTAGTTGATGCCTTCCTCCAGGATTTGAGGGAAGCTGTACAAACT GTGAAAGAAAACCCAGGGCCGATAAGCGGAGGTCTAGCACCCATATACGGTGCTGCAGGGAAGATGCCAGATCGAGGCATGGTTCAAGATTTGTTGGTAAATTACATGGATGGTACATGCTAG
- the LOC105786997 gene encoding uncharacterized protein LOC105786997, translating to MEDSIAGLSLDDEEEEIIQLEVEKTSQEISYVNCLVGVFLTSSVVHFQAMQSTLASVWHPIGGVSISNLGRERYLFHFYYEVDVERVMKNGPWNFNSHLLILHRWKTGEDPLTVQLHWVDFWLLIHDLPLGFMADTVAYQLRNFIGEFIEYDTVATQLGYKCIMRIWVRVDVRKPLKRKKRTALKYGESVYVRFEYKKLTLFCFLCGKFGHGESFCSIRAIQPQSEYVFIWDISLHAQPRKNLSWKSKWEKKNVGILKSNSVNKGENWGSIPKDSVSVKDKGKSTFALGPLKLGEMDQHHDGFDEEMVAYEEASSPIMHSDELKRPRIQFNVSRVSGNDDSNETFGTSLQVQNTKRLAGLDKQASREQ from the exons ATGGAGGATTCAATTGCAGGTCTTTCGTTGGATGATGAAGAGGAAGAAATCATTCAACTGGAGGTGGAAAAGACTAGTCAAGAGATCTCGTATGTGAACTGTTTAGTGGGAGTATTTCTTACTTCTAGTGTTGTGCATTTTCAAGCAATGCAATCGACTTTGGCAAGTGTTTGGCATCCAATAGGGGGTGTTTCAATCTCAAATCTGGGAAGGGAGagatatttatttcatttttattatgaaGTGGATGTGGAGAGAGTTATGAAGAATGGGCCATGGAATTTTAATTCCCATTTACTAATTCTACATCGATGGAAGACGGGAGAGGATCCTTTAACTGTTCAATTACATTGGGTGGATTTTTGGCTACTAATACATGACCTCCCTCTTGGTTTTATGGCAGATACTGTTGCTTATCAGTTGAGAAATTTTATTGGGGAATTTATTGAATATGACACTGTTGCAACTCAACTGGGATATAAATGCATCATGAGAATTTGGGTGAGGGTGGATGTTAGAAAGCCTCTTAAGAGAAAGAAGAGGACTGCACTAAAATATGGTGAATCAGTTTATGTTCGTTTTGAGTACAAAAAATTGACTCTATTTTGCTTTCTATGTGGCAAATTTGGACATGGTGAAAGTTTTTGCTCGATTAGAGCTATTCAACCACAGTCAGAATATGTCTTTATTTGGGATATTTCTCTGCATGCTCAACCAAGAAAGAATCTGTCATGGAAGAGCAAGTG GGAAAAAAAGAATGTGGGGATTCTGAAATCAAATTCAGTGAATAAAGGTGAGAATTGGGGTTCTATCCCAAAAGATTCTGTTTCTGTAAAAGATAAAGGAAAGTCTACTTTTGCTCTAGGCCCATTAAAACTTGGGGAAATGGATCAACATCATGATGGATTTGACGAGGAAATGGTAGCATATGAGGAAGCGAGTAGTCCAATAATGCATAGTGATGAACTTAAACGACCCCGCATACAATTTAATGTTTCACGAGTTTCTGGAAATGATGATTCGAATGAAACTTTTGGTACTTCATTGCAAGTACAAAATACTAAAAGATTGGCAGGCCTTGATAAGCAAGCCAGCCGGGAACAATGA
- the LOC105785733 gene encoding uncharacterized protein LOC105785733, with protein sequence MGDHFVLLVDRLITESTLEAAIESRNRSFQATASVVDDTKVFNPSPKLNLSSLGEIVECRICQDEDVDSNMETPCACCGSLKYAHRRCVQRWCNEKGNTTCEICHQQFRPGYTAPPPLFHIGRIPMNFRGNWEISRRELNNSGFIAVVSTDHSLLDSRYDEYLASTTRSLTGYRMVAILFMLLLVLRHILPVLLRGSDDFSFPLFISILLRTIGIILPMYVIFKTVTALLRRRQHQETPNSLFAESEEENEVAIMQTQPHIVNIH encoded by the exons ATGGGGGATCATTTTGTATTACTAGTGGACCGGTTGATAACTGAATCCACATTGGAAGCTGCAATTGAAAGCAGGAACCGGTCTTTTCAGGCCACTGCATCAGTGGTTGATGACACTAAGGTATTCAACCCTTCTCCAAAGTTGAATTTATCCTCCCTGGGGGAAATTGTTGAATGTAGGATATGCCAAGATGAGGATGTAGACTCGAATATGGAGACCCCTTGTGCTTGTTGTGGCAGCTTGAAG tATGCGCATCGCAGATGTGTACAGAGATGGTGCAATGAGAAGGGCAACACTACCTGTGAAATATGCCATCAG CAATTCAGGCCAGGTTATACCGCGCCACCTCCCTTGTTTCATATTGGGCGTATTCCAATGAACTTCAG GGGCAATTGGGAGATATCTAGGAGGGAGTTAAACAATTCTGGCTTTATAGCAGTGGTCTCAACAGATCACAGCTTACTGGATTCTCGCTATGATGAATATTTAGCTTCGACTACAAGAAGCTTAACCGGTTACCGTATGGTTGCAATACTT TTCATGCTTCTTTTGGTTTTACGGCATATTCTTCCTGTCCTACTAAGGGGAAGCGATGACTTCTCTTTCCCATTATTTATC TCGATATTACTTCGGACCATCGGAATTATCCTGCCAATGTATGTCATTTTTAAAACAGTGACTGCCCTCCTTCGCCGAAGGCAGCATCAG GAGACACCAAATTCATTGTTTGCTGAATCAGAGGAAGAGAATGAAGTTGCTATCATGCAAACTCAGCCTCACATAGTTAACATACATTGA
- the LOC105785731 gene encoding uncharacterized protein LOC105785731, with translation MQATTSCLSKSSASAPPPQHRFSSHLIGGRKGLGGAKTVNVKVMASKRSSGPYSHNFDGKLVDESMIVLRKRIQEMQRVEKSYEPPQHWMEWEKQYKKEKYDLDVCQAVGSLQSKLMETRPAVALGMALLLLFILPTSIAALLFHLIPNSL, from the coding sequence ATGCAGGCTACTACTTCTTGTCTTTCTAAGTCCTCAGCTTCAGCTCCTCCACCACAACATCGCTTCTCCAGCCACCTAATAGGTGGGAGAAAGGGTTTGGGAGGAGCAAAGACGGTAAATGTCAAAGTAATGGCTTCAAAAAGATCATCAGGGCCATATAGTCACAATTTCGACGGGAAGCTAGTGGATGAGAGCATGATAGTGTTGAGAAAGCGGATTCAGGAGATGCAGAGGGTGGAGAAGAGTTATGAGCCTCCCCAGCATTGGATGGAGTGGGAGAAACAATACAAGAAAGAAAAGTACGACCTCGATGTTTGCCAAGCTGTGGGGAGCTTGCAATCCAAGCTCATGGAAACCAGGCCTGCCGTTGCTTTGGGGAtggctcttcttcttctctttatcTTACCAACTTCAATCGCCGCACTTCTCTTTCATCTTATCCCTAATTCCCTATGA